The genomic DNA GCTCGGGACGAATCCGCACGGGGCGCAACAGCTCGGCGAGCTTGGCGCGGCGGTCCTCGGACAGGGGCGGCGCACCGGCCAGGATCTCGGCCACATACGCGTCGATCGCGGCCTCGCGGTCCGCTGCGGCGGCGCTCACGATGCCGCCTCTCCAAAGATCAGGGCGAGGACATCCTCCCGCCGGATTCGCACCAGACCGCCGATCTTGCGGCTGGCCAGCGAGCCGTCTCGGAGGCGCTTATCTAGCGTGGCCGTGGAGATGCGCAGCAGCGCTGCGGCTTCCACGCGGGTGAGGAGTGGCGGCAGCGCATCACGATCGTGTTCGTCGGACACAGGGGGCGGACCTTCCGAGGTGACGGAACCCGAGGCAGGCGGAATCGGTCATCGGGACCGGTTCCGCTGCTGATCGGCCTTCACCCCGACACCGCGCCCGGTCGGATGAATCCGCAGATCACCGGGCGATGGAGTCAGGCTGGCGTGTGTCGGTGGGCTGTGTGGATCGCCCGAGAATGACGCGCAGCTGGTTTCCTAGTTCGTGCGGAAGAATCTAAGCCGCTCTCACTCCATGCGCAACTATCGAAATCTGTTGTGCGCGTTCAAGTCCACTTGAATCAGGCGAGCATCGCGACCTGGATCCGCTCCGGTTTGAATGAGTGTCCACCCTTACCAACTGGGG from Mycolicibacterium tokaiense includes the following:
- a CDS encoding helix-turn-helix domain-containing protein; its protein translation is MSDEHDRDALPPLLTRVEAAALLRISTATLDKRLRDGSLASRKIGGLVRIRREDVLALIFGEAAS